Proteins encoded together in one Bradyrhizobium sp. CB82 window:
- a CDS encoding adenylate/guanylate cyclase domain-containing protein, whose product MSGRRVQILIALILTALWGAAIYIAHANGHLRFLDRLEATLTDLRTLVRGVRPAPDLVTIIAIDDAVVKRGGRYPLPRADLARVVDAVAQFNPKVIAVDLLLVDRGAGLGDAMLARSLAAGPTVLAAAAIFPTASDTVATSSEGPLAALPQAERFLLPLPAFADHAEVGIVNVATGQSGSPLSIPMLFRTGDRVELSFPLRVASRALDQPLTIAPDHLMLGDRTVPTDTDFSLPITYYGPRRTIRTLSAQNVFDGTLDRGTIENRIVVIGASVAGGGDFFPTPFDSLMPGVEVVSTAITHLVAGDGIVRDRKVHIADAFAATLLPMVLVGLLAWRRSAIGLTVAAVVVMAWAALNLLAFTHGIWLNAATTLAAAVPPVAVFAGVQLCAGGRRTQYLTARSRSLAQFQAPAVQEWLARDPDFLAEPVRQNAAVVFIDLSGFTALSERLDPDTLRDLLKAFHALVDKTAVSCGGMITGFLGDGAMILFGLPRAAPDDAARAVKCSVDLHRVVESWMASLPAPSRDQLGFKIGAHFGPIVASRLGGSHQHITATGDTVNVANRLMEVAAQHDAQLAFSDTLLDTADFRGGPHGILTGPLQTPVRGRSGAVTVWFWHEERQPGQAAAEADVAG is encoded by the coding sequence ATGAGTGGCCGACGCGTTCAGATCCTGATTGCGCTGATCCTCACCGCGCTGTGGGGCGCCGCCATTTACATCGCTCACGCGAACGGCCATCTGCGGTTTCTCGATCGTCTCGAGGCGACGTTGACGGACTTGCGAACGCTGGTGCGCGGCGTGCGGCCAGCGCCAGATCTCGTGACCATCATTGCGATCGACGACGCCGTCGTGAAGCGCGGCGGCCGCTATCCGCTTCCCCGCGCCGACCTGGCGCGCGTCGTCGATGCCGTCGCGCAGTTCAATCCGAAGGTGATCGCCGTCGACCTCCTGCTGGTCGATCGTGGCGCCGGACTCGGCGATGCCATGCTGGCGCGTTCACTCGCTGCCGGCCCAACGGTCCTTGCCGCCGCGGCGATCTTTCCAACCGCCAGCGATACCGTGGCGACGAGCAGCGAAGGGCCACTTGCCGCCCTGCCCCAGGCCGAGCGTTTCCTGCTGCCGCTGCCGGCCTTCGCCGATCATGCCGAGGTCGGCATCGTCAACGTTGCGACGGGGCAGTCCGGCTCCCCGCTCTCGATCCCGATGTTGTTCCGGACGGGCGACAGGGTCGAGCTGTCGTTTCCGCTCCGGGTGGCGAGCCGCGCGCTCGACCAACCGCTGACGATTGCACCCGATCACCTCATGCTCGGCGATCGTACAGTCCCGACCGACACCGACTTTTCGCTACCGATCACCTATTACGGCCCGCGCCGCACGATCCGCACGTTGAGCGCGCAGAACGTTTTCGACGGCACGCTCGATCGCGGGACTATCGAGAACCGGATCGTCGTGATCGGCGCCTCGGTCGCCGGCGGCGGCGATTTCTTCCCGACGCCGTTCGATAGCCTGATGCCCGGCGTCGAGGTCGTCTCGACCGCGATCACGCATCTCGTTGCCGGCGACGGCATCGTGCGCGACCGCAAGGTTCACATCGCCGACGCATTCGCCGCGACCCTGCTGCCAATGGTCCTGGTAGGCCTTCTGGCGTGGCGGCGGAGCGCGATCGGCCTCACTGTGGCGGCCGTGGTGGTGATGGCCTGGGCCGCGCTCAACCTGCTGGCGTTCACGCACGGCATCTGGCTCAACGCCGCAACCACGCTCGCGGCCGCAGTGCCGCCAGTTGCGGTCTTTGCCGGCGTGCAATTGTGCGCGGGAGGTCGCAGAACGCAGTACCTGACCGCAAGGAGCAGATCGCTGGCGCAATTCCAGGCGCCCGCCGTGCAGGAGTGGCTGGCGCGCGATCCCGATTTCCTGGCGGAACCGGTCCGCCAGAATGCCGCCGTCGTCTTCATCGACCTCTCCGGCTTCACGGCGCTCAGCGAACGGCTCGATCCGGACACGCTTCGCGACCTGTTGAAGGCGTTTCATGCGCTGGTCGACAAGACGGCTGTCTCGTGCGGTGGAATGATCACCGGATTTCTCGGCGACGGCGCGATGATCCTGTTCGGCCTGCCGCGCGCAGCGCCTGACGACGCGGCCCGGGCCGTCAAATGCTCGGTCGACCTGCACCGCGTTGTGGAAAGCTGGATGGCATCGCTGCCAGCACCGTCCAGGGATCAGCTCGGCTTCAAGATCGGCGCGCATTTCGGTCCGATCGTCGCCTCGCGTCTCGGCGGAAGCCACCAGCACATCACCGCGACCGGCGACACCGTCAACGTGGCGAACCGGTTGATGGAGGTCGCCGCCCAGCACGATGCGCAGCTCGCGTTCAGCGATACCCTGCTTGACACGGCCGACTTCCGCGGTGGTCCCCACGGCATTCTGACGGGACCGTTGCAGACACCGGTTCGCGGCCGCTCCGGAGCGGTCACCGTCTGGTTCTGGCACGAAGAGCGGCAGCCGGGACAGGCCGCGGCTGAGGCCGACGTCGCCGGCTGA
- a CDS encoding LysR family transcriptional regulator, whose translation MRGRRRLSRIERALGLRLFEAADGVRKPTRQCEAVLAHVEAMAAHAAEIGRLSESLACPVGRLRIASTNTVAEEVLSPRASDFLRTNPGLTLQFLTSSENVKFSRWQADLAVRLRKPDKGDFTISKLADVRLYFFEPADRGESDPIVCAYPDELDVIPDAQFLRAKRLKNARCVTDNIRVIRTMIRSHQAIGVLPEYSCEPLLADRSLRATLLAKRRDVWLLVQNHLKRDPAARLTIEWVRACFRDFAFHQA comes from the coding sequence ATGCGCGGCAGGCGCAGGCTGTCGCGCATCGAGCGTGCGCTCGGTTTGCGTCTGTTCGAGGCCGCCGACGGCGTCCGCAAGCCGACGCGGCAGTGCGAGGCGGTGCTGGCGCATGTCGAGGCGATGGCCGCACATGCCGCCGAGATCGGTCGCCTCAGTGAGAGCCTGGCATGTCCGGTGGGACGCCTGCGCATCGCCTCTACCAACACGGTCGCCGAGGAGGTGCTGTCGCCGCGCGCGAGCGACTTCCTGCGCACCAATCCCGGGTTGACGCTGCAATTCCTCACCTCCAGCGAGAACGTGAAATTCTCGCGCTGGCAGGCCGATCTCGCCGTCCGCCTGCGCAAGCCCGACAAGGGCGACTTCACGATCTCGAAACTCGCCGATGTGCGCCTGTATTTCTTCGAGCCAGCGGACCGTGGCGAGAGCGACCCGATCGTGTGCGCCTACCCGGACGAACTCGACGTGATTCCCGACGCGCAATTCTTGCGCGCGAAACGGCTGAAGAATGCGCGCTGCGTCACCGACAACATCCGCGTCATCCGCACGATGATCCGGTCGCATCAGGCGATTGGCGTGCTGCCCGAATATAGCTGCGAGCCGTTGCTCGCCGATCGCAGCCTGCGCGCCACCTTGCTCGCGAAGCGCCGCGACGTCTGGTTGCTTGTGCAAAACCATCTCAAGCGCGATCCCGCGGCGCGCCTGACGATCGAGTGGGTGCGCGCCTGCTTTCGGGATTTCGCGTTTCATCAGGCGTAA
- a CDS encoding DUF72 domain-containing protein, with protein sequence MAKAKPASQKSGNIFIGIGGWTFEPWRGVFYPEKLAQAKELSYAASKLTSIEINGTYYGSQKPESFRKWASEVPDGFVFSVKGPRFATNRRVLAEAGDSIKRFYDSGVLELRDRLGPVLWQFAPTKKFDGADFGKFLELLPRKLDGRALRHVVEVRHDSFCTPDFVALLREFKTPVVFAEHGKYPAIADVVSDFVYARLQKGSDELKTCYPPRDLDAWGKRFQAWASGSEPDDLPKVDNAKPKKEPRDVFAYVIHEGKVRAPAGAMELIARVA encoded by the coding sequence GTGGCCAAAGCAAAACCCGCGTCGCAAAAATCGGGCAACATCTTCATCGGCATTGGCGGCTGGACCTTCGAGCCCTGGCGCGGGGTATTCTATCCGGAGAAGCTCGCGCAGGCGAAGGAGCTGTCCTATGCCGCGTCGAAGCTGACCTCGATCGAAATCAACGGCACCTATTACGGATCGCAGAAGCCGGAGAGCTTTCGCAAATGGGCGTCCGAGGTACCCGATGGATTCGTCTTCTCGGTCAAGGGACCGCGCTTTGCCACCAACCGGAGGGTGCTGGCGGAGGCCGGCGACTCCATCAAGCGGTTCTACGATTCCGGCGTGTTGGAGCTGCGCGACCGGCTCGGCCCGGTGCTCTGGCAATTCGCGCCGACCAAGAAGTTCGACGGCGCCGATTTCGGCAAGTTCCTCGAGCTGTTGCCGCGCAAGCTCGATGGACGCGCGTTGCGCCATGTCGTCGAGGTTCGGCACGATAGCTTCTGTACGCCCGACTTCGTCGCGCTGCTGCGCGAGTTCAAAACGCCTGTGGTGTTCGCCGAGCACGGCAAATATCCGGCGATCGCGGACGTCGTCAGCGATTTCGTCTATGCGCGGCTTCAGAAGGGCAGTGACGAGTTGAAGACCTGCTATCCGCCGAGGGATCTCGATGCCTGGGGCAAGCGGTTTCAGGCCTGGGCCTCGGGCAGTGAACCGGACGACCTGCCGAAGGTTGACAATGCAAAGCCCAAGAAGGAGCCGCGCGACGTGTTCGCCTATGTCATCCACGAGGGCAAGGTGCGCGCGCCGGCCGGCGCCATGGAACTGATCGCACGGGTCGCCTGA
- a CDS encoding glycosyltransferase family 39 protein — MGGADARIVRNATLIIIAMVVLRLVAAAFTPITFDEAYYWMWSKSLAGGYYDHPPMVAYVIRAGTIIAGDTELGVRLVSILLALPMSYAVYRAAAILFGGARVAATSAILLNATLMAAVGTLIVTPDAPLLVASSFVLFFLAKVLETGRGVWWLAVGAAVGAALLSKYTALFFGVAILIWLAAVPKLRRWFISPWPYLGGIVAFAIFSPVVLWNADHQWVSFLKQFGRARIEDFRPVFIAELIPTQFAFATPLVFILGAMGLHVLTWRRIGASASRILVEAMFWTIVVYFVWHSLHARVEANWFAPVYPAFAVAAAVAAHIAQWKPRQQELVAFCLKWAAPAGIVMFAALIVQANTGWLSGYRRDATVRSVGVGWRPLAAEIEAVRVKTGATCILAPDYGTTAWLAFYLPRGTCVVQRDQRIRWVNMGEPDPKLLAGKLLYVDELRPDGHPFLNENFTQVTRVAELQRKRGPLVVETYGIDLLEGTKGEVLDRSPPPEVR; from the coding sequence ATGGGCGGGGCCGACGCGCGCATCGTCCGTAATGCCACGCTGATCATCATTGCAATGGTCGTGCTGCGGCTGGTCGCCGCCGCTTTCACGCCGATCACGTTCGACGAAGCCTATTACTGGATGTGGTCGAAGAGCCTTGCGGGCGGCTATTACGACCACCCGCCGATGGTCGCCTACGTCATCCGCGCCGGCACGATTATCGCGGGCGATACCGAGCTCGGCGTGCGGCTGGTCTCGATCCTGCTCGCACTGCCCATGAGCTATGCGGTGTATCGCGCCGCCGCGATCCTCTTCGGCGGCGCGCGCGTTGCCGCAACCAGCGCGATCCTGCTCAACGCGACGCTGATGGCCGCGGTCGGAACGCTGATCGTCACGCCAGATGCGCCGCTGCTGGTCGCCTCCAGCTTCGTGCTGTTTTTCCTCGCCAAGGTGCTGGAGACCGGCCGCGGCGTGTGGTGGCTTGCGGTGGGCGCTGCGGTCGGCGCTGCGCTGCTGTCGAAATACACCGCGCTGTTCTTCGGCGTCGCGATCCTGATCTGGCTCGCCGCGGTGCCGAAGCTGCGGCGCTGGTTCATCTCGCCCTGGCCCTATCTCGGCGGCATCGTGGCGTTTGCGATCTTCTCGCCCGTGGTGCTCTGGAATGCCGACCATCAATGGGTGTCGTTCCTCAAGCAGTTCGGTCGCGCGCGGATCGAGGATTTCCGTCCCGTCTTCATCGCCGAGCTCATCCCGACGCAGTTTGCATTCGCAACTCCGCTCGTCTTCATCCTCGGTGCGATGGGTCTTCATGTGCTGACATGGCGTAGGATCGGCGCGTCGGCCTCGCGCATCCTGGTCGAGGCGATGTTCTGGACCATCGTCGTCTATTTTGTCTGGCATTCGCTGCACGCCCGCGTCGAGGCCAACTGGTTCGCGCCGGTCTATCCCGCCTTCGCGGTCGCGGCTGCGGTCGCCGCCCACATCGCGCAATGGAAGCCGCGACAGCAGGAACTTGTCGCATTCTGCCTCAAATGGGCAGCGCCCGCCGGCATCGTGATGTTTGCGGCCCTCATCGTGCAGGCCAATACCGGCTGGCTGTCCGGCTATCGCCGCGACGCCACCGTGCGCAGCGTCGGCGTCGGCTGGCGCCCGCTCGCAGCCGAGATCGAGGCGGTGCGCGTGAAGACCGGCGCGACCTGCATCCTGGCGCCGGACTACGGCACCACGGCCTGGCTCGCCTTCTATTTGCCGCGCGGCACGTGCGTGGTCCAGCGGGACCAGCGCATCCGGTGGGTCAATATGGGCGAGCCCGATCCAAAGCTGCTCGCCGGCAAGCTGCTCTATGTCGACGAGCTGCGTCCCGACGGTCATCCCTTCCTCAACGAGAACTTCACGCAGGTGACGCGCGTAGCGGAATTGCAGCGCAAGCGGGGGCCGCTCGTCGTCGAGACCTACGGGATCGATTTGCTGGAGGGCACCAAAGGCGAGGTTCTCGACCGTTCGCCGCCGCCGGAAGTCCGGTAA
- a CDS encoding FecR domain-containing protein, with the protein MRRVAHAGFWALLLIGQALAQPASTGCTSSPSAAGTQAANTQTWRCDNGITIVAENGARFELKDANRDGHIDSVELSSKALLVEVPKKPGGNPFKVLTPQAIAAVRGTRWAVDAADGSKTSVFVADGRVGVSRRARGQAVVLGPGEGVDVEATGMAEVKRWGQPRIDALMARLGQ; encoded by the coding sequence ATGAGAAGGGTCGCGCACGCCGGATTTTGGGCTCTCTTGTTGATCGGACAGGCTCTCGCTCAGCCAGCCAGCACGGGTTGCACGTCATCGCCGTCAGCCGCCGGAACGCAGGCCGCTAATACGCAGACTTGGCGCTGCGACAACGGCATCACGATTGTTGCGGAAAATGGCGCCAGATTTGAACTTAAGGACGCCAACCGCGACGGACATATCGACTCGGTCGAGTTGAGCAGCAAGGCGCTGCTGGTCGAGGTTCCCAAGAAGCCCGGCGGCAATCCCTTCAAGGTGCTGACGCCGCAGGCGATCGCCGCGGTACGTGGCACGAGATGGGCAGTCGATGCCGCCGACGGCAGCAAGACGTCCGTGTTCGTCGCCGACGGACGCGTCGGCGTCAGCCGCAGGGCCCGCGGACAGGCCGTCGTGCTCGGACCGGGCGAAGGCGTGGACGTCGAGGCGACCGGCATGGCGGAGGTCAAGCGCTGGGGCCAGCCGCGCATCGACGCCTTGATGGCAAGACTCGGACAATAG
- a CDS encoding glycosyltransferase family 2 protein, translated as MNEAIRPGPESPQQAPQPGQRSPELSVVVPTFNERDNVTVLYGRLKATLDGIAWEVVFVDDNSPDGTWDVVRALARHDSRVRCIRRIGRRGLSGACIEGILASSAPYAAVIDADLQHDETQLPKMLSLLASGQAELVVGSRYIEGYKSEGFNKQRAGASALATEVAKQVLQVEIADPMSGFFMMRTDRFEQLAPKLSVHGFKILLDVVASARGTLRTIEIPYTFGARQHGESKLDSMVALDFLGLVLAKLTNDAVSLRFLLFAMVGGIGLVVHLATLFIALEIFKAPFAEAQASGALVAMTSNFILNNFLTYRDQRLKGFAILRGLIAFYIVCSVGLFANVGVAFSVYDQEPIWWLAGMAGALMGVVWNYAMSGLFVWRKK; from the coding sequence ATGAATGAAGCGATCAGACCGGGCCCCGAAAGCCCACAGCAAGCTCCGCAGCCCGGTCAACGGTCGCCGGAATTGTCCGTCGTCGTCCCGACCTTCAACGAGCGTGACAACGTCACGGTCCTGTACGGGCGGCTAAAGGCGACCCTGGACGGCATCGCCTGGGAGGTCGTGTTCGTCGACGACAATTCGCCCGACGGTACCTGGGACGTGGTGCGGGCGCTCGCCAGGCATGACAGCCGGGTGCGCTGCATCCGCCGCATCGGCCGCCGCGGCCTGTCGGGCGCCTGCATCGAAGGCATCCTGGCCTCCAGCGCGCCCTATGCGGCCGTGATCGACGCCGATCTTCAGCATGACGAGACGCAATTGCCGAAGATGCTCTCGCTGCTCGCGAGCGGGCAGGCCGAGCTCGTCGTCGGCAGCCGCTATATCGAGGGCTACAAGAGCGAAGGCTTCAACAAGCAGCGCGCCGGCGCCAGCGCGCTTGCGACCGAAGTCGCCAAGCAGGTGCTGCAGGTCGAGATCGCCGACCCCATGAGCGGCTTCTTCATGATGCGCACCGACCGCTTCGAGCAGCTGGCGCCAAAACTCTCGGTGCATGGCTTCAAGATCCTGCTCGACGTCGTCGCGTCCGCGCGCGGCACGCTGCGCACGATCGAAATTCCCTACACCTTCGGCGCGCGCCAGCATGGCGAGAGCAAGCTCGATTCCATGGTCGCGTTGGACTTCTTAGGCCTGGTGCTGGCGAAGCTGACCAACGACGCGGTGTCGCTGCGTTTCCTCCTGTTCGCGATGGTCGGCGGCATCGGCCTCGTCGTGCATCTCGCGACGCTGTTCATCGCCCTCGAGATCTTCAAGGCTCCGTTCGCGGAGGCGCAGGCCTCAGGCGCGCTCGTCGCCATGACCAGCAACTTCATCCTCAACAACTTCCTCACCTATCGCGACCAGCGGTTGAAGGGCTTTGCGATTCTGCGCGGCCTGATCGCCTTCTACATCGTCTGTAGCGTCGGCCTGTTCGCCAATGTCGGCGTCGCCTTCTCGGTCTACGACCAGGAGCCGATCTGGTGGCTTGCCGGCATGGCCGGCGCGCTGATGGGCGTCGTGTGGAACTACGCGATGTCCGGACTGTTCGTCTGGCGCAAGAAATAG
- a CDS encoding tlde1 domain-containing protein yields the protein MTTQTIVGAAAIGCLVLGAGWTVQNYIFGASVYPTVGTAGYDEPVIKRAPKVALREAGAAVKEVFAMLPDRGQVVTPMTREMFNERFAAAAPQSVESNAASAAPQVPATKVADAKDTAKPAAPVKVAEAPKAQGPAKIADAAKAKRGADAPVQVASAEPAEAARVPEAKPTKSFADRAKAAVMAIASPRQSMVEKLWGKREPSGGLLAYASADASVTASIAPKEQNPMLGGSPPYDRDTAVYDITAKTVYLPDGTKLEAHSGLGSNLDDPRSSRVRMRGVTPPHIYTLKPREALFHGVPALRLTPIGGENAIYGRDGLLAHTFMLGPNGDSNGCVSFRDYSAFLDAYRNKGIRKLAVLARVE from the coding sequence CTGACCACCCAGACCATCGTCGGCGCCGCCGCGATCGGCTGCCTCGTGCTGGGCGCCGGCTGGACCGTCCAAAACTACATTTTCGGCGCGAGCGTCTATCCGACCGTGGGCACCGCCGGCTACGACGAGCCCGTGATCAAGCGCGCACCGAAGGTTGCGCTGCGCGAGGCCGGCGCGGCGGTGAAGGAAGTCTTCGCGATGCTGCCCGATCGCGGGCAGGTGGTCACGCCGATGACCCGCGAAATGTTCAACGAGCGTTTTGCCGCCGCAGCCCCCCAGAGCGTGGAGTCCAACGCGGCGAGCGCCGCGCCCCAGGTTCCCGCAACGAAGGTGGCGGACGCCAAGGACACTGCGAAGCCCGCCGCGCCCGTGAAGGTTGCGGAAGCGCCGAAGGCGCAGGGCCCCGCCAAGATCGCAGACGCCGCGAAGGCCAAGCGCGGCGCAGATGCGCCGGTGCAGGTTGCCTCGGCCGAGCCGGCCGAGGCCGCGCGCGTGCCAGAAGCGAAGCCCACGAAGTCTTTCGCGGATCGCGCGAAGGCGGCGGTGATGGCGATCGCCTCGCCGCGGCAGTCGATGGTCGAGAAGCTCTGGGGCAAGCGCGAGCCGTCAGGCGGCCTGCTGGCTTACGCTTCAGCCGATGCCAGCGTGACCGCGAGCATCGCGCCGAAGGAGCAGAACCCGATGCTCGGCGGTTCGCCGCCCTATGACCGCGACACCGCGGTCTACGACATCACCGCGAAGACGGTGTATCTGCCCGACGGCACCAAGCTCGAGGCGCATTCCGGCCTCGGCTCCAATCTCGACGACCCGCGCTCATCGCGCGTCCGCATGCGCGGCGTGACGCCGCCGCACATCTACACGCTCAAGCCGCGCGAGGCGCTGTTCCACGGCGTGCCGGCGCTGCGGCTGACGCCGATCGGCGGCGAGAACGCGATCTACGGCCGCGACGGCCTGCTGGCGCACACCTTCATGCTCGGGCCGAACGGCGATTCCAACGGCTGCGTGTCGTTCCGCGACTACTCCGCCTTCCTCGACGCCTACCGCAACAAAGGCATCCGCAAGCTCGCCGTGCTCGCGCGGGTCGAGTGA
- the groL gene encoding chaperonin GroEL (60 kDa chaperone family; promotes refolding of misfolded polypeptides especially under stressful conditions; forms two stacked rings of heptamers to form a barrel-shaped 14mer; ends can be capped by GroES; misfolded proteins enter the barrel where they are refolded when GroES binds) — MSAKEVKFGVDARDRMLRGVEILANAVKVTLGPKGRNVVLDKSFGAPRITKDGVTVAKEIELDDKFENMGAQMVREVASKSADAAGDGTTTATVLAAAIVREGAKAVAAGMNPMDLKRGIDLAVDAVVADLEKNTKKVTSNEEIAQVGTISANGDAEIGKFLADAMKKVGNEGVITVEEAKSLETELDVVEGMQFDRGYISPYFVTNADKMRVEMDDAYILINEKKLSSLNELLPLLEAVVQTGKPLIIVAEDVEGEALATLVVNRLRGGLKVAAVKAPGFGDRRKAMLQDIAILTGGQAISEDLGIKLENVTLNMLGRAKKVMIDKENTTIVNGAGKKADIEARVAQIKAQIEETTSDYDREKLQERLAKLAGGVAVIRVGGATEVEVKERKDRVDDAMHATRAAVEEGILPGGGVALLRATERLKNLRTANDDQKTGVEIVRKALSAPARQIAINAGEDGSVIVGKILEKDQYTYGFDSQTGEYGNLVTKGIIDPTKVVRTAIQNASSVAALLITTEAMVAELPKKAAAGPAMPPGGGMGGMDF, encoded by the coding sequence ATGTCAGCCAAAGAAGTGAAATTCGGCGTCGACGCCCGTGACCGCATGCTGCGCGGCGTCGAGATCCTCGCCAACGCCGTGAAGGTCACGCTCGGTCCGAAGGGCCGCAACGTCGTTCTCGACAAGTCGTTCGGCGCTCCCCGCATCACCAAGGACGGCGTCACCGTCGCCAAGGAGATCGAGCTCGACGACAAGTTCGAGAACATGGGCGCCCAGATGGTGCGCGAAGTCGCCTCCAAGTCCGCCGACGCGGCCGGCGACGGCACCACCACCGCGACCGTGCTCGCGGCCGCGATCGTCCGTGAAGGCGCCAAGGCGGTTGCCGCCGGCATGAACCCGATGGACCTCAAGCGCGGTATCGACCTCGCCGTCGACGCCGTCGTTGCGGACCTCGAAAAGAACACCAAGAAGGTCACCTCGAACGAGGAGATCGCCCAGGTCGGCACCATCTCGGCCAACGGCGACGCGGAGATCGGCAAGTTCCTCGCCGACGCCATGAAGAAGGTCGGCAACGAGGGTGTCATCACCGTCGAGGAAGCCAAGTCGCTCGAGACCGAGCTCGACGTCGTCGAGGGCATGCAGTTCGATCGCGGCTACATCTCGCCCTACTTCGTCACCAACGCCGACAAGATGCGCGTTGAGATGGACGACGCCTACATTCTCATCAACGAGAAGAAGCTCTCCTCGCTGAACGAGCTCTTGCCGCTGCTCGAGGCCGTGGTGCAGACCGGCAAGCCGCTGATCATCGTCGCAGAGGACGTCGAGGGCGAGGCGCTCGCCACGCTCGTGGTGAACCGTCTGCGCGGCGGCCTGAAGGTCGCGGCCGTGAAGGCTCCGGGCTTCGGCGATCGCCGCAAGGCCATGCTCCAGGACATCGCGATCCTGACTGGCGGCCAGGCAATCTCGGAAGATCTCGGCATCAAGCTCGAGAACGTCACGCTCAACATGCTCGGTCGCGCCAAGAAGGTGATGATCGACAAGGAGAACACCACGATCGTCAACGGCGCCGGCAAGAAGGCCGACATCGAGGCGCGCGTGGCCCAGATCAAGGCGCAGATCGAGGAGACCACCTCGGACTACGACCGTGAAAAGCTCCAGGAGCGTCTGGCCAAGCTCGCGGGTGGCGTCGCGGTGATCCGCGTCGGCGGCGCGACCGAGGTCGAGGTGAAGGAGCGCAAGGATCGCGTTGATGACGCGATGCATGCGACCCGCGCGGCGGTCGAGGAAGGCATCCTGCCGGGCGGCGGCGTCGCCCTGCTCCGCGCCACCGAGCGGCTGAAGAACCTGCGTACCGCCAACGACGACCAGAAGACCGGCGTCGAGATCGTGCGCAAGGCGCTGTCCGCGCCGGCCCGCCAGATCGCGATCAACGCCGGTGAAGACGGCTCGGTGATCGTCGGCAAGATCCTCGAGAAGGATCAGTACACCTACGGCTTCGACTCGCAGACCGGCGAATACGGCAACCTCGTCACCAAGGGCATCATCGACCCGACCAAGGTCGTGCGCACCGCGATTCAGAACGCCTCCTCCGTGGCGGCGCTGCTGATCACCACCGAGGCCATGGTCGCCGAGCTGCCGAAGAAGGCCGCTGCCGGCCCCGCCATGCCCCCGGGCGGCGGCATGGGCGGCATGGACTTCTAA
- a CDS encoding SPFH domain-containing protein encodes MIRHLLMLNVTVKDGERALLTRNGQLVRVLAPGRHRLFDPLHELKAEVLDVVRSEFPANRYAVLKAARPDLAVELFEAVETKADEVAIVSLDGRPVHLMTPWQVRVYWKVATRIDVERIDVSRDPRVDARHLTMIERNRSTVVSETVVENHEAGLLYVEGRLVERLAPGRHAFWIVGRKIEVKRLDLRPQTVEITAQEMLTKDRIALRVTLTAFRRVVDPERTVATMPDVDAWLYRLVQFAIREAVAGRTLDEVLSAKAALDAELRDYVRARVAVSGVEVTELGVKDVILPGEIRELVNKVVEAERVAKANLIRRQEETAATRSLLNTARLMEENPLLLRLKELESLERLVEKVGRIDLHAGDGEGLDALLTRLVRLKAPESA; translated from the coding sequence ATGATCCGGCACTTGCTGATGCTGAACGTGACGGTGAAAGACGGCGAGCGTGCGTTGCTGACGCGCAACGGGCAGCTCGTGCGCGTGCTCGCGCCCGGTCGGCATCGCCTGTTCGATCCCCTGCACGAGCTGAAGGCCGAGGTGCTCGATGTGGTTCGCAGCGAATTCCCCGCGAATCGCTACGCAGTGCTGAAGGCCGCGCGGCCCGATCTTGCCGTCGAGCTGTTCGAAGCGGTCGAGACCAAGGCGGACGAGGTCGCCATCGTCAGCCTCGACGGCCGGCCCGTGCATCTGATGACGCCCTGGCAGGTGCGCGTCTACTGGAAGGTCGCAACCCGCATCGATGTCGAGCGCATCGATGTGTCGCGCGATCCCCGTGTCGACGCGCGGCATCTGACCATGATCGAGCGCAACCGCTCGACCGTCGTGAGCGAGACGGTGGTCGAGAACCACGAGGCAGGCCTGCTTTATGTCGAGGGCCGGCTCGTGGAGCGGCTTGCGCCCGGCCGGCACGCGTTCTGGATCGTCGGCCGCAAGATCGAGGTGAAGCGCCTCGACCTGCGGCCCCAGACGGTCGAGATCACCGCGCAGGAGATGCTGACCAAGGATCGCATCGCGCTGCGGGTGACGCTGACGGCGTTCCGCCGGGTGGTCGATCCCGAGCGCACGGTCGCAACCATGCCCGACGTGGATGCGTGGCTGTACCGCCTGGTGCAGTTCGCAATCCGCGAGGCGGTGGCGGGCCGCACGCTGGACGAGGTGCTGTCTGCAAAGGCGGCACTGGATGCGGAGCTGCGCGACTACGTGCGCGCACGCGTCGCGGTATCAGGCGTCGAGGTCACCGAGCTCGGCGTCAAGGATGTGATCCTGCCCGGCGAAATCCGGGAGCTGGTGAACAAGGTGGTGGAAGCGGAGCGGGTCGCGAAGGCGAACCTGATCCGCCGGCAGGAAGAGACCGCGGCGACGCGCTCGCTTCTGAACACCGCCCGCCTGATGGAGGAGAACCCCCTGCTGCTGCGGCTCAAGGAGCTGGAGTCGCTGGAGCGGCTGGTCGAGAAGGTCGGCCGGATCGACCTCCATGCCGGTGACGGCGAGGGCCTCGATGCCCTGCTGACGCGGCTGGTGCGCCTCAAGGCGCCTGAGAGCGCGTGA